The region caattAATATGCAAAATATAGCATTTGTATGAAAACTGGGACCTTCTGTAATTCCAGGTCATCACGGCAGAGGGTGCTCCTGTGACAAACCCAGACAAGACTGCTGACAATGGCGTTGTGCACGTCATCAGCCAGGTCATGTACCCCCTCCCAATGGGAACAGTCGTGGACATAGCTGTCGGCAATAAAGACTTCTCTACCCTGGTCACTGCCGTCTCCAAGGCGGGTCTAGTCGCAACTCTGTCTGGTAAGATACTAAGATAATAGTAAAGTCTAATTAAATCTTCACTTTTGCATTTTTGACCTTCAACGATGATTGGAATCTAGCTGTAAGGTCAACATCACTAGACGAAATTGCTTTGAAATGTCCTTCTTTTATCAATTTTAAATGGTTGATATTGTTATATAACCATCCTGTTTTCTATTCCTTCCTTTGTCATATCCCATCTCTATTTACAAAGCCCACGTATCACTTTTACGAGTTTTAAGTACCAAATTCTGGTCTGTTTTACCATTGGGTCGATgggtgccgccatcttgtcctgtGGCCTCAAGGGTCGGCCATCTTGGAACCGTCAGCTGACCCATTTCGACCAATCGTAGAATGAATAGTTGCTTGTGACCTTAAGAGTCGGCCATTTTGGAACAATTAGCTGACTAATTCCAACCAATCGTAAAATGACTACAAGTAATTGAACGTGTTCTGCGCTCTCATTGTAGGTGCTGGACCTTTTACTGTGTTCGCGCCCACCAACGAGGCCTTTGCCAAGCTGCCAGCCGGAGTTCTGGACGGTCTGCTGAAGAACGTGACTGCTCTGACTAACGTCTTGACCTACCACGTCCTCCCCGGCGCCTTTTACGAAGCCGGGCTGCGCAACGGTGACATGCTGAAAACTGTTCAAGGGATGGACGTGACTATCATGATGTCAAATGATGGCGAGTTAGctttttcaagaaaatgtcTAAAAATATCCTCATAATGCTTAGGCATCCTTTTATAACTTTTACGTGCATGAGCATAACTCTCTAGACATTCTAAAAATTTTCGTCTTTTTATTATGTTCTTATCATCTCTATGGTTAACTTACGACgaatttaatttttcttttcattattTCTATGCTTAGTTACTtacattttttaaattatttctaTGCTTAACTTACCACTCATTTctctttgtatgttttttttcttgctcaGTCAAATGTTGTTCTTGCTTCgtttttgtatgtgtctgttctaTATTTCTTGATGGTTTTGATATTAATTTtcctttattattattttttccaGGTACCATGGTGAATGACGCCACCATCGCAGCTCAGGTCTCTGGAACCAACGGTGTCATCCAGGTTATTGACACCGTCCTCATCCCCCCATCCATGCACTATGAGTTAATCTACAACGAGAATTAAACCGTTTTGCTACTGCTATGAACAAATTAGTTAAGTCTATGCCTTTTGTTTTTACTTCTGTAAATAAACGTTTTAAACGTCAGACTAAATAACTTGTGTGGTTGTCTTTGGTCTTGTGTGAAGTCTacattatgtgtatgtgtggcagagagagggaaagagagagagagagagagagaaagaaagaaagaaagagagagaaagaaagaaagaaagagagaaagaaagaaagagagaaagagatagatagagagaatATCTCTTTATTGagatttagcacatttgtggaGGGATAATAACATAATAGGTGACTAATTACCTTGTCgggatttgtttgtattgcatactaacacatgtaacacaccaggtttgtactgaacagcacagactgtatactagtatctggatagatctatttgatccactcacaccgagattGTCTCCTACtctttcgataagtgtgctctcctcaaacatgggacctccggctttacgtcccatcgaAGAGGACGTCACTaatcgaagctaggtactcattttcacctaagaGAGGAAATATATGTAAAGTGCACAACACTGAGGTCTGCCAGGCAGGGATTCGAACCGATGACTCTTATATTCTAAATGCACAACCCGAAACACCAAAATAATTCCTATTCCTTTGCAGCCCATTTATTCCATATTTGGATAGCATTTCGGACGTGTTGTAATCCTGCATACAAAGTGCATAGTGTTTTGGGAATTGCAGAAagagcttttttttcttctagacacactgacacacacacacacgaacagtaacacagacagacagacgtacGGAGATAATGACAACATCTGatacacgcgcgcacacacacacgaccacacagacacacgcatgcACAGAGAGTGaggaaaagagagagagacacgaAAACGGAGTCacagagagaagagagagagagaaagagagagagacagaagagagagaaagaaagagagagagagaaagagagagagaaatatatCATGAGAACCGTACATACACAAAAGCACGTGCTTTTCGTATGACCATCAGGcgtcaggtcaaaggtcgtgtaCCTAGAAGTTACCTAATAGTTGTCTGAGACTTACCTAATATTGGCTCGAGTTCCATAACACGGTTGATCACATGAGGAAGCACATGTTTATCACCCGAGGAAGCACATGATCTTTCGACCAATCAAACTCCTCGTAAATTCCTTTATCTAGCATCGAAGATAATATAACAAGGACTTCCATGATAATTTAGTCCACTCTTCAAATTCTCTCTAGATTTTGCTGGTTCGTTAACATTGTAAGAGTCTAAACATGAAGTTTGCAGTTGTTGCTGTGTTTTGCTTCGCCTTTGCGGCAAGTGCCCACGCCGACACGGTGGTAGACGTTCTTCAAAAGCTCGGGACGGAAAAGACGCTGATATCTTTGGTACAGACGGCCGGTCTAGTGTCTGCTCTGGAAGGCAAAGGTATAGTTAAGTTGGATTTTTTGACTGCTCTGTTCGTGATACACAGACATTTAAATGTGTTGCAAATATCTAAAGTGCTTCAAAGTAGACAACgttgttatgaatatattttcagtttttttagtTAATGTAGTCTGGTAGTCAAGTGAGTGTTAACAAGTGTTGCATTTCTCTAAATATCTTGCCTCATATCATATGTCGTTCTTGTCTAGGCCCATTCACGGTATTTGCGCCGTCAGACGCTGCGTTTGCTGCCCTGCCCCCAGAACTAGTGAAGACCCTGGAATCCAACAAAACTCTCTTGACACAGGTAGGGTAAAAAAAATAGGTCAATTATATAACTCAGCCACCTTTAGCCTCTCTTTTTTTATGATCTACATGGTTGTGCATTGTTCAAACACAAATATTTAAATAACACATATACCATCGTCAAAAATGGTAAAAGAAAGATTATTGAAAAAGAAAGTGCAGGAGGGCTTAATACATTGATATTTGGACAAAGCGTGGTAGTAAATTGTACGTGTACCGTTCGTCAAGATGGCATCGACAAATGCAAACAGCAACGACCGTACGTTTACGAGATGGATATCAGCAGTAGCGGGCACAGGTAATCGTATGTACTAATGACACTTCACTGTCACGCCCCCTTTCTCAAAGAAAAGATTACGACCGCAAACATTGCTGCAATGCTATACAGAACTGAACCCAAACTGAACTAACGAACAGTGATATTCTTAACAAGTCACGTACTTAATAACTTAAGACTGGGTCATTGTTTTAAAACAGAGCTGTTGAAAACTAATTCACCTACTGTTAATGTGTATCTACCGGTTATATAGTGTTGTCTGAGTGTTAAGCACAAATAAAGAAAACACGTGCCTGTCATAAGCGTCTTGCCAACTGACCTATTTACTGACCTTTGCTCTGATGTCCACGTGGCGATCTCTAAATTCTCTTGTAGCTTCTAAATCTTACCTGCCTCTTTTTCCTTACCGGCAGAAAACACTTGATTTTCCAATTTTCCCATTTCTATAAGTGTTGTCGAGCTAGGTTCTCTTCATGAAGTCTATTGCCCGCGTATGTACTTCATATAACCATTGTTAGATGGTTATATATACCTTTGTAGAGGTGTCTTGTGACTTGTAAATTATCCTCTTCAGTATGAGCTAGGATTCTAATGAGCACTTATGGTCCAGGAGGAGATACCTGAAAAAAACTGGTCTCGTAGCACATCATTGTaaggtatgttgttctatggtccagGTGGTACATCATGGTTCTagggctctttatgcaaatgagacagaTATGCCAtggattgaaaagaaaacagcataacTGGTATAATACTTGTCCAAATGACGTCAAAATTTGTGAAAGTCACAAGCAGCTGAGAGTGTTCATTTTCTGACCAATGCCATGTCTCTATGGCAACCAATGCTAAGGAAAAGATATTCCTATAGCAACGGAAAGGTTTATATCTATAGAGCCTTATTAGCGACCTTTTCGTTCTACCGACCATGACATTACGTAGGCGTCTTGTCGTTAACAAATAGATATCACTTCTATGATCAAAGACCACTCGGTAACGAGCAGAAATCACTTGTTTTCAGTTCTCTCCACAAGACACACAATGCATCCGATTATAATCTTCATGAAAAAACAAATGTCGAATAATTTTGAAAGATTAAAAAGAATCGTTGTCAATAAACTGATGTTCTGATGTCCCCATAGCGACctttttgttgtacattttagatACACTACGGAGGTGTTATAACGTTTCCAGTAGTAACCAGAGTATACATTTTAATGAGCTATTCAAGCCGCGGGCTGCGGAAATTTGTGTAGCCTTGGTGAAAAGTGACCCagaaaaaatgacataaaacGTGAAAACAGGGGTTTCGTCACATCACAATCCTACGTGCACATACTCGTCTGAATTCAATGCGAGTCAGAAACCTTTGTATCTAGACAACTTCATGTCGCGACTAAGATATCAATGTGTGTCAAGCCTTTTTGAAATAGAATATATTAGCTCCTTTCTCCGCCATACACTGTCAATTCGCATCCATTAGTATAGTAAATTGAATTAGTTGGGTTTTATAATGTTTTTGATTGTTGTTCCCATGGTTTCAATGTGTGTCCCAAAGACACGCAACAGTTACCGTTATGGTGACCGGGAAACGTTGGCTGTTGTTACTGTTTGGTTGTGAATCAAGAACTTTGTCTTTCAGGTTTTTCTTtttaccaatctgatgaaattattcacggatggtCTTTTTTCTGTCTTAGGTTTTAGAGTTCCACGTAGCTCCAGGCAAGGCACTGTCCACTGATCTGAAGAACAATCTCCTGGTGCCGTCTCTGGGAGGATCAAAGATAAGAGTCAACATCTACGACACAAGCGAGCCAATTGTAAGCTGTAGTAGAATATCACAGATCAATATATTAAGATTTATGTCTTTAGCTTATCACCTGATAGATATCATAATATGTGTTTTAATCAATTTTCCTTACCTTTGTGATTAAAGAAGGAAAAAATATTTACAGAGTTaagaagagttcggagacctcatatcttcatgaataattctgtttatgcaaatgacttatacatttacataatatatgcttggtcataaacacctttatctaacttacacatgttgcaatattggcagtcctataattttccatacaattagatgaattatggcatttttgcattaatgatgcaaattaggaattcatttgcataactggtatctgttgatgctccacttgtcataaactacatgttacatgcatttgagtcttaaaatggaaaacactgcaaatatagatttgcacttcattgtgtatatctctatctaagctacctgcatactgaaaTTCATGGAAATACGTCGTTCCTTTGCTCAGTTagtctccttagaagatttttacaataacgtccctgcagttccagagcaagctgctagtgggcctaaacctacaccacttttttattacatcacaagctatctgccacctaaaaataaagaccatagcacgtccaagtcaaaagatacaaaaatggaagttttgctgcagtaccaaggtcacataccagggggtccaaaattgaccttgaatttcggcttcacaacacccgcccacataccaaatattatcgtaatccatcaagaggctcttgagttatgctgacaagagtagtccggaaacacgcacaaacagacaaacagacacacacagacacatgcacccaaaactatatctccatttttcatggagataaaaatcagaaaacagcaaacGACAAACAAAATGACGCAGCAGTACAAAAACTGAGACTATCTGTCATTCCAGGTCATCACGGCAGAGGGCGCTCCTGTGACAAACCCAGACAATACTGCTGACAATGGCGTTGTGCACGTTATCAGCCAGGTCATGTACCCCCTCCCAACGGGAACAGTCGTGGACATAGCTGTCGGCAATAAAGACTTCTCTACCCTGGTCACCGCCGTCACCACCGCTGGTCTAGTCCCAACACTAtcaggtcagagatcttttaATTTCGTTAGATATTTTTCAATGCTGTTTCATCAACCCTCAACGATAATGGGAATCTAGTTATAAGGTCAACATCACTAGACATGATTGCATGAATTTTCCTTCTTTTCCCACTCTTAAATGTAATGGTTGATATTATCATTAACCTTCCTGCTTTCCATTCTTTCCTTTTGCCATCTTAATTACCTATCTAAAGCAGCCAAGTGTCAATTCTACAGGTGTCATGTAGCTAGAAATCTATTCTGTTTTTAGATTACCCATGATGAGTcaatgggcgccgccatcttgtccttTGACGTTTAGGACTGGCCATCTTGGAACTGTCAGCTGACTCATCTCGACCAATCGTAGAATGACTAGttactttgtttgtttattgcacTTTGATAATCATACATTATATAATGCGCCCTCCTTGTAGGTGATGGACCATTCACTGTGTTCGCTCCCACCAACGAGGCCTTTGCCAAGCTGCCAGCCGGAGTTCTGGACGGTCTGCTGAAGAACGTGACTGCTCTAACTAACGTCCTGACCTACCATGTCGTGGCCGGCGCCTATTACGAAGCCGGGCTCCGCAACGGGGACTTGCTGAAGACTGTTCAAGGCATGGACGTGACTATCAAGACGTCAAATGATGGTGAGTTGgattttttcaagaaaatgtcCACAAATACCTTCAGTGAGacatcattttcaaatcttaCGTTCTTGGTCATAAACTTTCAAGAACATCAGAAAACATAATGTTCAGCTCTCTTTTTACTGATATTGGGAGACTATTGCTTTCTTATATTGAGAGTCTTAGTATCTTTTGTTCCGGCACATGTTGTTGTGTCGAgtcttgttttgatttttgtctgttctcTCTCTATCCATATTTGTTAAATGTTCCtgacatttttgtttcctttattcATAATTCTTTTGCAGCACCTACCATGGTGAATGACGCCACAATCGCCACCCAGGTCTCTGGAACCAACGGTGTCATCCAGGTTATTGACACTGTCCTCATCCCCCCATCCATGCACTATGAGTTAATCTACAACAATTAGAAGTAATTTAAAACCCGAGAGTTAACATTGCTACTGATAACTCTGTGCGAATGAATTAGTTAAGTCTAtgtcttttacatttttttctacttcaaTAAACGTTTCAAACGTCTGGCTAGATAACTTgtgaggtgttttttttttcttttgtaaagTTACTAAGCAGTTTGCCGTCTATGTGTATGGCATTAAATGAGGTTAACCTATGCTTGATTTATTCGAAGAAAGACACATTTCATTAGAAATGTCTCAGACGAAAAGGTGGAAATTCATGATCGCATTGCGTTAATTGCAACATAAAGACATTTTATTCGTTTATTAGTTTATTGATATTTAGCACAATAATGCGGGAATCGGCGATTAAAATTCATCTAATACCTTTTAGATAGTAATAAAAGAAATTAGAAAATGTGTGCTCTTGTCCTTGTTTCCTTGATACTTAATAATGAATGACATTGTTAGCATGGTTGGCCAAATTGAAACGTGTCCGAACGAAGTAGGTGACAAGCTACCAAACACTGAAacactgggggaggggggcgtaacaGGTCACTGTGGTATTTGAAGGTCATTTTATAGCCTGCAAATATACTTATCATAAACATGAAAAAGCAGGTGCTTTTAGCACACTTTTTGCTCATAGGCCCATACAAACAGGTTAAAGTTTGAGTATTCATAAGTACGCAGTATTCACCTTCACAACAGGGTTGGGTACAAGTATGTAGGGCAACCCAAAATCGTCCTGTAGGTTGATCAAAGTCCACTCTCACTTAATCCTACATTCAATCTGTAAGCACCGAGTTAGAAGTCAGAGACAGAGCAGGTTAACGTTGTATACATGAGAATCCAAACATGAAGCTGGTACTAGCTGTGCTGTCTTTGGCTTGTGTGGCAAACGCACAATGGCCTTTAACAATCATAGACGTGCTTGAGAAAGTAGGGAACGAGACTACTCTGATCTCACTGACAAAACAGGCGGGTTTGTACAACCGACTCAACGGACTAGGTAAGGTTAAACTTCCTTTGTATACACTTGTAAGTTTGCGTACTGACTTCAACTTCGCTATAATTTGTTTATGTTAATTAAACAGGGGTCACTGTATACTTTTGTCCCCACGCTAGACGCAAATTTGCCTACTTAAGTTCTCAATCTAGTAGTAAATTTTCACGTTTGTGCTATTATAATAGTTCTCCTGCATTTGCATACATTCAAAAGCCCTGAAACTTAATTGTatgtttttggcgacaccaTAGGGGTGGATCCAATGGTGCCTTCCGATACTTAAACCTCTGTTTAACAACAGGTCCCTTTACGCTGTTTGCTCCAACGGACGCAGCCTTTAAACTCCTACCAAAGGACGTAATGACTGAGCTTCAATCCAACAAAACACTGTTAAAAGAGGTAGGCCATTCCTGTTTATTACCAATGCAGTACAAGTGTCATCACCAGACTGACCTGTTCTTTCTACTTACTGGGCTTACTTTAAAACTGTCATTCCCTTTTAATGCCATTCACTGACCTACCTCTAAGAGACAGAAAATAAGTATGCATAATTTTCGACATACACATATTATGTTTAATGCACAGTAAATTATACATCCTTCGTAAAAACTACTACATTAAAATTATTTTATAATCTTGCCCCATCGTGCTACCTTTACAAAGTTTTGACCTTAGAAAATCCATAAAGATCTCAATATACATGAAAGTGCATATTCTGTTACTTTGCTCAGGTTCTAGAGGCACATTTAGTCACGGGCAAGGTACCGATAGTGGAGTGGACAAATGACAAGCTGATTCCAACCGTGGGAGGGCCGAACATCCGGATCAACGTCTATGACATATCTCGAGTGGCAATTGTAAGTAATCTGATAAGTAATTGTAAGTAATCTATACGGTAAGCCAGAACATGCAACAACATGGACACAATCTTGACTAGAACTGTTCGCTTCCACAATAGCAGTATTCCACATATTGTCCGACTGTTAAATTCCTCGCTCTACTAGACGAGAGCGCCACCCACATGTAAACTTTCTGCGAAACCTACTCAGTACCCGTACTGCGAACGCTTAAGTCCAATTATAGTATTTAATCGCTTCAAACTTAAGATTATATCGTAAGCTACACTTAGACTATTTTAACGTGTTTGTATTTCATaattgtaacgtatgtaccacATCATTAATGTGGAACAGAGCTGTTGTGATGTCTGTACATCAATTCAGCCATGTATGGCTGCAAGCTGTTGGACAAGGATTACTTCAATAAAACCATTGTATAAACTAAATAAACTGTCCAGAAACATATGGTGAGTCTTGTCATATAACCAATATGCTATCATGAATCATAAGTATAGTCGAGGTTTGAGTTGTTGCATCCAAGATTTTCTCCTAATCCAGGACATGCTATGAAGTACATCCTGGATATCCATAACTCTTAAGTCTTCAAATGCATTAACATGTTGCTATACAGTTTTTGAACTGATAGCTACATATTGCATGCCCTTGCAAATCAAACTGTTTATCTATTGTTTAGTTggttcttttgttgttttgtttgtattcttcaagtgtttttattttttgttctcAGACTCTAACGGCCAACGGCGCAGGCGTGGTGAACCCAGACTGCCATGCTATTGCAGGTTTTGTGCAAGTTATCGACCTTGTCATGTACCCTTTGCCAAATGGAACAATCGTATCGGAGATTACCTCAAATAACAACCTGTCTACCCTGGCCACAGCCGTCTCCAAGGCTGGTCTAGTTGCAACTCTCTCGGGTCAGTGTTTTTTTCCCAGAATAATACTATAGTGTTTGGTAAAATCATTACATAGAGATCAGCTCTTATTCTAGCAGAAAAAATATTGCTTCCGAATCTTTACCAATTTTCGAACTGGTCTCTCCGATAGGCTTCATAAGTCGTTCCTACGCGTGACCTCACGGACATGTGACGTAAGAAGTGTGTCAAGGTCGGATGGAGGTCAATATCGTCCCCCGTCATGATAGCTTGCATATTAATAAACCGTAAATTAGATGGACACGTTCTTGTTTTCGTTGTCACGCAAAATTATAATCTGATAAATCATGGTCGTTTAGTATACTTTAAAAATCCATTTTCATTCCAAATCAGATTTTTTCTCATAGTAACAAACTGTTATCTTGCTTACACTTTCACAGCGGTTGATGGAAACTTCACCCTGTTCGCGCCTACCAACAAGGCGTTCTCCAAGCTGCCAGCCGGAGTTCTGGACGGTCTGCTGAAGAACGTGACTGCTCTGACTAACGTCCTGACGTACCATGTTCTCTCTGACGTCTACAACAACGTCGGTCTATACTACTCATCTAAACTGAAGACTGTTCAGGGTAAAAACGTGACCATCAAAGCTTCATCACGTGGTAAGCAAAAAGACAGACCCGCAGTAGTTTGTGGTCTTTGAGAGGTAGAAGGGCATTAACATAACGTAATCGTATGATTTGAATAAGTACATTTCATTGCTAAATAGCATTCTACAATTACAATGAAACACGCAGAAAatatctctatatatatatggttaGAAAAGCAAAGTATGTTTTTTACAAGCAATGGTGAGCTACTGGTTTCAGTTTTAACGTACCTTTTATCCGACTTTGAATATTGACTGTCCAtctttttgttgtcatttcttattaatttgttttctttttcaaaaatcttttattcgtgtcttttttttccagaatcTATCATGGTGAACAATGCGGCCGTTCTTGCCGAAATATCGAAAACCAACGGCGTCCTTCATGTCATTGACACCGTTCTCATCCCTCCAACCATGCACTTCGAGATGGTCCACAACTAGAGTCTCTAAAACAGTCTCTATAACAACTGTCTCTTCACTCAACGCATTGCGATGAAGGGTCTTAGATGCTTGTACAATTTTCAAGTCCCCTGAAGTGTTGTAGACATAGgagttatgtttgtttgtacgtaGTTGTCGTCGCACTACGTTAACGATTTGTGAgaatctgtatctttatagccggtataactgccattcggcgtaacacatcagcttcgcaggcacgcggcacaggcagctggttatattacaccgaacaacCTGAGTATAACAcgattttctttttgtcaatctttgtgatttgttttcattgttatcatacataatacatatacatgcactGGTATTATCAATAGTTCAGGACAAAAGTCCATAACATTGACGCAAGCtgaatagacctctttccagttacggcggccattttgaattccctggggtcagctgggggtcatgcaccaaagtgaggcttagGGTGGGAAACACCGGCCAGGATGGGAAACACCAGTATGATATAGCATAGGTATTCCATCCTGGGCGGTACATTTTGCGCCTCTAATGTGAAATGCTGTGCTACATGCACCtggcatgtgtagaaaatattgttgtggacatttggacttgattttagctaaattccaattcatttttcatactttttgatgAGTGAGTTCAGATCATTTAGTGTCAGTGCTTATATCCCCTATTTGTACTCTGCATAGATTGGACCGCGTGAAATCccacaaaaattgatttccttTTGAATTAGGAAGAAATCAAAGTTTGTTGGCTGTTCTAAACGTTCAGTGTCTTcgaaattttatcatttttgcctGTTGGGGCGGCAGTGTAGTAGTGGTTTCTATAATATTTTTCACTCTAGCCCGTTCTTTGTTTATAACACTTTGTCCCCATAACCGTTACATACTGTTAAATTTCTATCTAGTAGACAAAGATCTTAAACCATAATTTGCTTTAAGCAAGGTTTAagtgaaaaaatattttaatcTCAAACCAGCATATGCATGTTATTGTTAGGCATAAACACCTGGTGTGTGGGTCGATCCAGCTTGCAAGTGCACCAGGCCTTCATACAGTGGTATACATATAGAATTAAGATTTTTGCCATGCCAATCTCAGAAATGCATATCAGTGTTTGCATTGATATTGTATATCCATTTTGACTTTGCGTAGGTGACGGTATGCTCTAATAGCTGATCACTAGTAGGATTAGACCctagaaaacatgaaaatacccAGCTGACATTCTTGCGGGTAGTAAGTTATTTGCTGACTTTCCCGGGAGCTCTATCTAGAGACACCTCAATTTACATGGAATACCttagtgcggccatggcagatagactggtgtggtcggaagttgtgcatggacttgccccgtcccccccgggggtcgaccgatgatgatgatgatgatgatatttgtagaaatacattttcggACAATGTCTGGATGCCAAGATCCATTCTGCAAACTAAGAACTCAGTGGGGAAGGCAAGGTACGTATCCGTACTGGGTGCGCCCCTTGCTTACCAGTATGTCAGTTTGCCCCGATGATATTTAGTTATAGCGACATAAAAGTACACAAAAAGTTGAGTCCAGATTATTGTTGGCTGAAATTTAGCAGATTATTTTTCCTGctaaattgacaatttctgcatttctgAGATTGGCATGG is a window of Branchiostoma lanceolatum isolate klBraLanc5 chromosome 8, klBraLanc5.hap2, whole genome shotgun sequence DNA encoding:
- the LOC136440174 gene encoding protein sll1483-like — its product is MKFVVAVFCFAFAASAHAKTVVDVLQDLGTEKTLIALVQQAGLVSALEGKGPFTVFAPSDAAFAALPKELVKTLESNKTLLTQVLEFHVAPGKALSTDLKNNLLVPSLSGPKIRINIYDASEPTVITAEGAPVTNPDKTADNGVVHVISQVMYPLPMGTVVDIAVGNKDFSTLVTAVSKAGLVATLSGAGPFTVFAPTNEAFAKLPAGVLDGLLKNVTALTNVLTYHVLPGAFYEAGLRNGDMLKTVQGMDVTIMMSNDGTMVNDATIAAQVSGTNGVIQVIDTVLIPPSMHYELIYNEN
- the LOC136440173 gene encoding transforming growth factor-beta-induced protein ig-h3-like; protein product: MKFAVVAVFCFAFAASAHADTVVDVLQKLGTEKTLISLVQTAGLVSALEGKGPFTVFAPSDAAFAALPPELVKTLESNKTLLTQVLEFHVAPGKALSTDLKNNLLVPSLGGSKIRVNIYDTSEPIVITAEGAPVTNPDNTADNGVVHVISQVMYPLPTGTVVDIAVGNKDFSTLVTAVTTAGLVPTLSGDGPFTVFAPTNEAFAKLPAGVLDGLLKNVTALTNVLTYHVVAGAYYEAGLRNGDLLKTVQGMDVTIKTSNDAPTMVNDATIATQVSGTNGVIQVIDTVLIPPSMHYELIYNN